The following nucleotide sequence is from Gasterosteus aculeatus chromosome 5, fGasAcu3.hap1.1, whole genome shotgun sequence.
atattatgcgcaaatttaaaaggttttcaggtaagtcgtggggaaatgtcatgataagaggagccatcaaatataccgtccaacaagggaaaaaagcaccaacggtaatttacctagtaaaaaccaaacccttaccttattatgtgtgttccagaattattcacatggcagtctttatatacgccacttccagaattattcacatggcagtctttgtataagccacttagccagtgtctgatattagcaaaattcaatttatttttagtttttatgtgttgttgtggccgagaggttaaggcgatggactagaaatccattggggtctccccgcgcaggttcgagtcctgccagcaacgaagttgactgtagagctttctggtcccaccgcagagtcattttttgatattcataccttaacgtgtgcagtcccactttgaaactccaaattcacaaggatttttatttaaagtgatgcattcagtcttcccaagttagcttttcttaggttttcttagttaggttttcccttggaaacgtctccattcattgttttttactcacacttcttcctttatatacgcgaaaacaaagtaatttttggcagttgtgcaggggatgtagctcagtggtagagcgcatgctttgcatgtatgaggtcctgggttcaatccccagcatctccattagatattatgcgcaaatttaataagtgtttcaggtaagtcgtggggaaatgtcatgataagaggagccatcaaatataccgtccaacaaggaaaaaaagcaccaacggtaatttaccaagtaaaaaccacacccttaccttattatgtgtgttccagaattattcacatggcagtctttatatacgccacttagccagtgtctgatattggcaaaagtcaatttatccagtttttatgcgttgttgtggccgagaggttaaggcgatggactagaaatccattggggtctccccgcgcaggttcgagtcctgccagcaacgaagttgactgtagagctttctggtcccaccgcagagtcattctttgatattcataccttaacgtgtgcagtcccactttgaaactccaaattcacaaggatttttatttaaagtgatgcattcagtcttcccaagttagctttttgccagtcatagtaggttttcccttgtattcacttcaagaattattcacatggcagtctttgtataagccacttagccagtgtctgatattagcaaaattcaatttatttttagtttttatgtgttgttgtggccgagaggttaaggcgatggactagaaatccattggggtctccccgcgcaggttcgagtcctgccagcaacgaagttgactgtagagctttctggtcccaccgcagagtcattttttgatattcataccttaacgtgtgcagtcccactttgaaactccaaattcacaaggatttttatttaaagtgatgcattcagtcttcccaagttagatttttgccagtcatagtaggttttcccttggaaacgtctccattcattgtttttttctcacacttcttcctttatatacgcgaaaacaaagtcatttttggcagttgtgcaggggatgtagctcagtggtagagcgcatgcttagcatgtatgaggtcctgggttcaatccccggcatctccattagatattatgcgcaaatttaaaaggttttcaggtaagtcgtggggaaatgtcatgataagaggagccatcaaatataccgtccaacaagggaaaaaagcaccaacggtaatttacctagtaaaaaccaaacccttaccttattatgtgtgttccagaattattcacatggcagtctttatatacgccacttccagaattattcacatggcagtctttgtataagccacttagccagtgtctgatattagcaaaattcaatttatttttagtttttatgtgttgttgtggccgagaggttaaggcgatggactagaaatccattggggtctccccgcgcaggttcgagtcctgccagcaacgaagttgactgtagagctttctggtcccaccgcagagtcattttttgatattcataccttaacgtgtgcagtcccactttgaaactccaaattcacaaggatttttatttaaagtgatgcattcagtcttcccaagttagcttttcttaggttttcttagttaggttttcccttggaaacgtctccattcattgttttttactcacacttcttcctttatatacgcgaaaacaaagtaatttttggcagttgtgcaggggatgtagctcagtggtagagcgcatgctttgcatgtatgaggtcctgggttcaatccccagcatctccattagatattatgcgcaaatttaataagtgtttcaggtaagtcgtggggaaatgtcatgataagaggagccatcaaatataccgtccaacaaggaaaaaaagcaccaacggtaatttaccaagtaaaaaccacacccttaccttattatgtgtgttccagaattattcacatggcagtctttatatacgccacttagccagtgtctgatattagcaaaagtcaatttatccagtttttatgcgttgttgtggccgagaggttaaggcgatggactagaaatccattggggtctccccgcgcaggttcgagtcctgccagcaacgaagttgactgtagagctttctggtcccaccgcagagtcattctttgatattcataccttaacgtgtgcagtcccactttgaaactccaaattcacaaggatttttatttaaagtgatgcattcagtcttcccaagttagctttttgccagtcatagtaggttttcccttgtattcacttcaagaattattcacatggcagtctttgtataagccacttagccagtgtctgatattagcaaaattcaatttatttttagtttttatgtgttgttgtggccgagaggttaaggcgatggactagaaatccattggggtctccccgcgcaggttcgagtcctgccagcaacgaagttgactgtagagctttctggtcccaccgcagagtcattttttgatattcataccttaacgtgtgcagtcccactttgaaactccaaattcacaaggatttttatttaaagtgatgcattcagtcttcccaagttagctttttgccagtcatagtaggttttcccttggaaacgtctccattcattgttttttactcacacttcttcctttatatacgcgaaaacaaagtcatttttggcagttgtgcaggggatgtagctcagtggtagagcgcatgctttgcatgtatgaggtcctgggttcaatccccggcatctccattagatattatgcgcaaatttaaaaggttttcaggtaagtcgtggggaaatgtcatgataagaggagccatcaaatataccgtccaacaagggaaaaaagcaccaacggtaatttacctagtaaaaaccaaacccttaccttattatgtgtgttccagaattattcacatggcaatTATTCACACGTGTGAACTTGGCGCGTAGGTTTTCTCCGACGCGGCACGTTTGGTTGGATATTGATGCGGCCCGAACGGACCCGGCCGCTGGCATCGGCGCCCGGTCGATGTCTGCGCGGTCTAAAGGGACTTGCATCTATTATTTGACTCGAGCCCGTACGCGCGCGCAGCCGTCCACGCGGCCGACCAGCCGCCGTACTACGGCTTGTAAACTAAGCGActgcgcgtaaagacgcagacggtGAAGCATGCGCAGCACGGAAGCCCCGGCGGCGGGGATCCGTGCGGGGAACCGGATCCCCGCAGTAGTAACATTACACCTGGGTACACAATTTTAACCAGACACAACAACTTTCTTCATGTTCACTTCATTTTAgacgttttgaaaaaaaagtattgaactGCATTCCAATTAATTTCCCTCAGgctttattcatgtatttatattattaagACAAAAGACAACAGTGAATACTGTCAAGCTGTGTCAATGACGTATCGTTTGGTTActgacaaaaaatacatttattgtattAATTTCCAAAACAGACAgactaaatgtttttaataaggTTACAGTGGGTCAAAAAATCAGGAAAAGTATCTAAAAAAGAAGTCCTACTATACTGTAACAAAAAATATCAAGACAAAACGTACAGCAATGTTTGTAGAAACTGTGTGATATATTATCGTGACATAATGTTGGTATTGTATCCAGgtatccaaaaaaaaaatgtactgaaAAAGGCTTCCGAATCCCCTCGTCTAAATCACTGCGCCGCCTTTTACATCTCTCCACCCGTCTGCGTGTCAGCCCGCGGTGCAACCGAGCTCTGGTTTATACggctatttttattattgttgtcaTTGGTAAGCGCCACACATCTGCCTACCCAGGCCGGCTCCCCATTGGTTCAGCGGACTGTCCGTCACGGCACTTCCGTCCGTTTGGCCGCTTTTGATTGGCCGCCGTgcctctctttttcctcttcttcgcGGCGGTGGGTCGGAGCCGCTGTGTCCCCGGTCTGGCACGTTCCTAGCCAAATTCTCCACGGTGTAAAATTTGATACCCCCCTTTTTTTACGAAACCAAAATTACCCCCCCTTTAATTCCCCGCAACGGCTTCTACGTTTCCCGCTCAGCACGCGCCTCCGAATCTCCACCGGTCACATCCGAAGATGGCGGTGGCGAGCGGGATGTCGGGGTCGGCTGTAGCCCGGCTGGAGGGCCGAGAATTCGAGTATCTGATGAAGAAAAGGTCGGTGACCATCGGCCGGAACTCCTCGCAGGGTTCGGTGGACGTCAGCATGGGCCACTCCAGCTTCATCTCCCGGCGGCACCTGGAAATATTCACCGCGGGGGACGACGGCACCGGCACGGGGGAATTCTACCTCCGCTGCCTCGGTAAAAACGGGGTGTTCGTCGACGGGGTGTTCCAGAGAAGAGGGGCGCCCCCCCTCCAGCTGCCCCGCATGTAAGACCCATTCGGCCGGTTCGACTGAGCGTTTCCgagctgtgttgttgttgttgttgttgttgttttgttgtgcacGTGCTGTCAGGTCGGCGGAGTGCCGTTTGGATGTCATGTTGTCAGCTGCGCTTCTCACAATTCCCCACGCGATGGAAAATGCCTTTTTATGTTTCGTTAGCCGGTGATGGCGAGGTGCAGAGCACATGTCTCACTGAGGGCAAAGCCAGCGTCACACTGGAAGGACTTGTTATAGAATTTGGTGCAAACCTGTAGACGTCACTGTATTTCTGGCCATCACTGCTTCTCCCCCAGCCAACACGCCAGCAACACGTGCTTTTATTTGGACTCTGTGTGACAATAACACGCAGCACAAGTTGCATACTGGGCTCAAGACATTTCCCCAGTTCAGCTTGGCCTCGCTACCCTCTGGTGTGTTCACACTGCTCGGCTTGTTTATCAGTCCTTCTTCTCTCACTTGGTAATCTTcctgaattgttgttgttgttgttgttctggtgGTAACTcgcatttccccttttttttttaatacatatttGGATGTGATCAAGCACTGTGGTCCCCAGGTGTCAGGATTCAATCATTGGAAAGTGTAAGCAACTGGTCCAAATATACCCTATTAATAATAAATGCGACCCGTTGGACACCGTGTTACATAATGGTGATGGTGGACGTCCATATATAAACCGAGACTCGGTGCTCCTCACTTGGGCCTGTGTTGCCTGGCAGAACGCTCCTTCTGTCCGTCCGTTCCGTTAGCATTATGGAAAGCATTGTGTTGCCTTCTCACGTCACTCGTCTTCAAACGACCAGGTGGAAACCGCCATCGTCATTAAAACACGCGTTTGGTCTCCAGGTGTTGTTTCCGGTTCCCCAGCACAAGCATAAAGATCACGTTCACTGCCCTGTCCAACGACAAGAAGGAGCCAAGGAACGTGCCGGAATCACCGGTCAAGCCCGTCCAACCTCAAATTTCCCCTCTGACCATCAACATTCCTGACAACATTGCCCACCTCATGAGCCCACTGCCTTCTCCCACCGGCACCCTCAGGTGAGCGCTGGTGTAACCTGTGCAATGACGACGCTGCCTTCAAAGGCTCATTCAAGTGGCTGTTTTCGTCACATGGGTTCAGAATTCCacgcgctttttttttttatttttctcagtgCGGCAAACTCCTGTCCGTCAAGTCCGCGGGGGGCTGGACTCTCCAGCTACAGGACAGGCCGCGTCCTGGCCTCGGACCTAATGGGGGACAACTCCCACTCCGAAAACGACAAAGAGGCCTCCGGGGAAGACAGCCCGAAGGTGAGCAGCCGGATAGAAACTGTTTAGTGTAATCATTCATTGAAAGAGGCCCTTTTCAAACTGCGTGGTTCTCCGCTCCATCCCTGGTTACTCATTGAAGTCTACAAATTGCCCAACGCTCACAATAACATAGACTTTGGAGCACTGGACCCGTTGATCGGTGGCTGTTTGTGATCCAACCAGAGGGAGAAGCGGcaacctttttattatttcattaatgaAAAACccatttccttcctctttccttccatTGTGCACAGGATGACTCCAAACCTCCGTACTCGTATGCGCAGCTGATAGTCCAGGCGATCACCATGGCCCCGGATAAGCAGCTAACGCTcaatgagatctacacacacatcaccaagAACTACCCGTACTACAGAACAGTGGATAAAGGCTGGCAGGTCAGAGTCCTCACCGTTTACACTCGTCTGCATTCACCCTCTCAATCAGGCCGGTCACATGAAGTGCGTACAGCAGAAGACAACTCCAAGAATTTAAaggtgatttttattttatttttccccagAACTCCATTCGCCACAACCTGTCCCTCAACCGGTACTTCATCAAAGTGGCCCGCTCCCAGGAGGAGCCGGGCAAAGGCTCCTTCTGGAGGATCGACCCCGCGTCGGAGGGCAAGCTGATCGAGCAGGCCTTCAGGAAGCGCCGGCCGAGGGGGGTGCCCTGCTTCAGGACCCCCGTGGGGCCGCTCTCCTCTAGGTATAAAGCACTTTAAGCACTTGTTTTGGGTTCCTCATCATGTCTCTCTGAATGGACCCGTATTCCCCGTCAGTCAGAAAACGCTCCGTTTGAGCTCTTGTagcagcgacctgtcaatcacaatgaGCTCCCCTTCAAGAATACTCAACACTTGTTGTCTATTTCCCTTTTATAGTTTACTATGGGAACATGCTGTACTTTTTAttgctgagggaataaatcaagaaatgtcctcatagacgtctatgaggagtCGCTCCATGAGTAGAGACAATGACGGGTTCCCGTGAAGACATGAAGCGTCGGCTTCACTCTGCAGAACCTCAGGTGGCCTTCTGGTGCAGCTCTCAAGCCGCAGCTTGGTAGCTGCTCAGGCTGGCGTTGTATTCAAATGAGCCTGCAGGTGACATAGTAAGCGCAGCCACATCTGATGGGCTTGTTGAATTGCATGCTTTCCCATTTTTGGAGCCCCCCCCAAAACTGACCAGGTTGCCTTATTTCCCAATTTGTGGGTTAGTAGACACTCAAATTAACCAAATGTTCATCCAGAAGCACCAGACTTTTCCTAATGTGTCCCCCTTTTAATTTAGACATGTGTGTCTTACAGGCACTTACTTGTCAATAATAATGGAGCTTACTTCTTCATCTGTCCCAGGAGTGCTCCAGCTTCTCCCAGCCACACGGGGGGACTGTCGGCCCACTCCAGCGGGGTCCAGACTCCAGACAGCCTGTCCAGAGAGGGGTCCCCTGTCCCCGTAGAGCCGGAGCCGACCCCGCCGCCTGCCCCCAGCCACGCCGCTGTGGTCCAGCCCAAGCTCGCCGTCATCCAAGAGGCCCGCTTTGCGCAGAGCTCCCCCGGTAAGCCGCAACCTTCCTGACGGGAGACATTTGAAGCAGTGagacaaaaaaattaaaaacgtacacccccccccccccccccaggctctCCCCTCAGCAACCAGCCGGTATTGATCGCCGTGCAGCGCCAGATGCCTCAAACGACCATGAAGCCTGTGACCTACACCATGGCGTCGCCAGCCATCGTAACCACGTCGGGTAACTCCGCCCCCGTCATGCAGACGGTGCACGTTGTCCACCAGATCCCGGCCGTCGCCATGGCGACTGTCAGCGGACAGGCCGCTGCCGTAGTGAGCCCCAAGCCTCAGGAGAACGGCAGTGGAGAGCACCGGGAGATCAAGCGTGAGTTGCTGGTTCGCCGCGTCTCGCGCCAAGCTTTGTGTTTCCAGACTGAAAGTGTGgacgtctttttcttttctccacacGCGTAGTCACTGTAGAGTCGCTCCCATCCATCACAGCCTCGTCAATCGGCGGAATCAGCCGCATCATCCAGACCTCTCAGGGGGCGCCTCTGAGGACGGTAACCATCATGCAACAGGCCCCGCTCGGTCAGCACCAGCTCCCGATAAAGGCCATCACACAAAACGGGACCCATCTGGTCCCCATCGGTGCGGCTGCCGGCACGGGTGAGAGACGCACGCATCCACCGAGACAtcctcgtcttcatcctcctccgcctcctcttcttccttatGTTTCTGTGCTTCTCTGCAAGTTAAAACACAGCGCTTGTCGCTCGGGGGAACAGCAGGATGTATGAAGCCGTATGACACCCTGTTTGCGCTGAGAGCTGCCGCGTGTCTCAGCGTGTGCAGCCCGTCCGTATGCGCCACTACGATTTAAACATATCAACACAAAGTGTGTATTGGCTGAAGGATGTTTCGGTCTTGACTCCCATGTGAGCACATATGAAACGCGTCGTGTACGGTTCATAGGAAGGTTAGTCAAGTGAGAGCATTATGGTCACAAGAGATCACAGATCACTTGGTAATCTTTGGCTGTTCTTCCTTCCAGCTGTTGCTAACCCTCTTCACCTCCTGGCGGCCCACGCCTCCGCCTCGGCGTCCCTCCCCACCAAGAGGCACAACGGAGAACTGCAGGGCCAGCCGCAAGCAAAGAGGGctaaagcagaggaggagaaggagggcggagcagccgccgccgctaacaacaacaaaaacggcACCACGGACAGAGCCGGAGAAGCAGGGGTCAGTGAAAAGATCGGTGACAAGtagccccccacacacacgccggTCTGCACGCTGGCCCCTTGCTCTCCTTTACACATTGAGCCTCACACCTCCACACGCTCACCCTTCCATCATGTACTCCAAGGTGCCAAATAATCACAACTAGATGAGACTCGTAAAACACCCGCGGGACTACGGAATGTTCCAGACCCCCCGtgccccccctgtccccccctgtccccccccgcCAAATTCTCCATATATTTAACACCACGAAATACAGTACGATCCAAAACTGAAACCAAATTTGAAGATCAAAGAGTTGCTGATGAAGCTTGAGACCCAGACGGCAAGAAGAAGCACAGAGGGGCATTTTCACTATTAAGATTAAACAccagataataaaaaataaaaataaaaaccgtaaatgaataaaaagagactTTTCAGCGAGGAGTCCTAACGCTCCCCCACAGACGGGACGGAGCCTCATCCTGGTAGCATTACAAGCGAGCACGTTTGCTGTAAACTGTCGGATTGCGAGTCCCCAGTAGTAGCGGGAAGCGTGGACGCTCCCGTGTCCGGCAGCTAGCCTCCGTGTCCTACGTAACCCGTCGTGAGTAGATATGCAGTATTCCGTTGTGTATCTTTGGATCTTTTTGAGTGTTTCTCTGTTTCCCAAGGCTCCGACACTATCTAGTAATAATGAACTAAAAGCTGTAGGTGGGGTCTTTAAGAACATTCAAACATCACGAGATATTTTGGGaatccttttgtttctttctttttatttatatatatatatatatatatatatatatatatgtggacCCTTTTTTGTTCAGTGAAATGAATGTAGTAAAGAAAACACTATCTATGGAGtggatgttcattttttttctgctgattcATGCAAATGAAATTTCTTTATAACTATACACTcgtgaataattttttttttcagattttacaAATATCCTGTGAGTCTCTTCCCATGCGTATTTGACCATATGCTTCATCAAGCTTGCATGTTACGGATCTAGACACAATGTACTTGATTATCTGAATATGGAACTGAAGAACATTTTGACTGAATCTACGCTAATGATTCTGACCAGTGCTGCACTTAACCCTCTTAGTTTGGTTATTTTTGTACTCCCACTCTCATTTGCTCCCCCGTCACCTTGCGTT
It contains:
- the LOC120819472 gene encoding forkhead box protein K2; protein product: MAVASGMSGSAVARLEGREFEYLMKKRSVTIGRNSSQGSVDVSMGHSSFISRRHLEIFTAGDDGTGTGEFYLRCLGKNGVFVDGVFQRRGAPPLQLPRMCCFRFPSTSIKITFTALSNDKKEPRNVPESPVKPVQPQISPLTINIPDNIAHLMSPLPSPTGTLSAANSCPSSPRGAGLSSYRTGRVLASDLMGDNSHSENDKEASGEDSPKDDSKPPYSYAQLIVQAITMAPDKQLTLNEIYTHITKNYPYYRTVDKGWQNSIRHNLSLNRYFIKVARSQEEPGKGSFWRIDPASEGKLIEQAFRKRRPRGVPCFRTPVGPLSSRSAPASPSHTGGLSAHSSGVQTPDSLSREGSPVPVEPEPTPPPAPSHAAVVQPKLAVIQEARFAQSSPGSPLSNQPVLIAVQRQMPQTTMKPVTYTMASPAIVTTSGNSAPVMQTVHVVHQIPAVAMATVSGQAAAVVSPKPQENGSGEHREIKLTVESLPSITASSIGGISRIIQTSQGAPLRTVTIMQQAPLGQHQLPIKAITQNGTHLVPIGAAAGTAVANPLHLLAAHASASASLPTKRHNGELQGQPQAKRAKAEEEKEGGAAAAANNNKNGTTDRAGEAGWYQCGPDLLGESVRPLFVQSHLDEDTKAFLKGSVEKSGWLFTQLYHSFISTVLGPLVSRTSINGFLGRGSMFVFSAEQFRRLLRIDAEWRADRLLDLGAGDGGVTEVMGVHFREVYATEVSPPMKWLLQRKNYKLLGINEWHQTGFQYDVISCLNLLDRCDDPLRLLRDIRLSLVPDTGRLVLAAVLPFQPYVEVGGKWQRPKEHVRVKGKTWEEQVTNLSNEVFRRAGFEVEAVTRLPYLCEGDMYNDYYVLDDAVFVLKSSGESSGLPEY